GCATAGCGGATCTCCTGCGCCATATCGCCCGAGAACAGGCGCTTGTGATAGGCCGCGATCATGTCGCCGCGTTCATTCTCGGGGATCAGCGCGGCAAAGCGCGACCAGGGTTCCGGCCAGAACCGCCCGGCACCGCCGCCATAGAACCAGTCAAGCTCGGCCTGGGTCATCAGAAACACACCGCGCAGCACCAGATGGGTAACGCGGTCGGGATGGGTCTGGGCATAGATCAGCGCCAGCGTTGCGCCCCAGCTGCCGCCAAAGGCGATCCAGCTGTCGATTTCCAGCGTCTTGCGGATACGCTCGATATCGGCGACCAGATGCCAGGTGGTGTTGTCGGTGACCGAGGCATGCGGCCGAGACCGGCCACAGCCGCGCTGATCGAAGAGAATCACCCGGTAGACGGACGGATCGAAATAGCGCCGCATCGCCGGGCTACAGCCGCCACCCGGGCCGCCATGCAGCACCACGACAGGGATGCCGTTTGGATTGCCGCTTTGCTCGACATAGATGCGGTGGCCCTGGCCGACATCCAGCATCCGCTGATCGAACGGCTCGATCGGCGGGTGAAGATATTGCACTGCGCGCTTTTGGTCCGGGTACTTGTCCATTACAGGCCTATATAGTCCGCACTGGGTAAAAGAGCATACGGAGACAGGAATGCAAGCGCATCCGAACACGGTCGACCCATCCGAGATCGCGAAATTCGAGGCGATGGCCGCCGAATGGTGGGATCCGCATGGCAAGTTCAAACCGCTGCATATGCTCAACCCTTGTCGGCTGGATTATATCACCCGGCAGATCGCAGGTGAATTCGACCGCGACCTTGGCACCGAGCGCCCCTTTGCCGGGCTGCGCCTGCTCGATATCGGTTGCGGTGGCGGGTTGCTCAGCGAACCGATGGCGCGGCTGGGGGCCGAGGTGGTCGGGGCCGATGCGGCCGAGGGCAATCTGCCGGTGGCGCGCATCCATGCGGAACAGTCGGGCCTGGAGATCGACTATCGCCACACCACCGCCGAGGCGCTGGCCGAGGCGGGCGAGCAGTTCGACGTCGTGCTGAACATGGAGGTGGTCGAGCATGTGGCCGATCCGCTGTCCTATCTGCGGGCAACTCATGATCTGCTGAAACCGGGCGGGCTACAGATCTGCTCGACCATCAACCGCAATCCCAAATCCTATGCGATGGCGATCCTGGGGGCCGAGGTGGTGATGCGCTGGCTGCCGCGCGGAACGCATGATTGGTCCAAATTCATCACCCCGGACGAGTTGTTCGACCTGCTGCGACAGGCGGGGCTGGAACCGGTGGACCGCAAGGGATTCGTGT
The window above is part of the Ruegeria pomeroyi DSS-3 genome. Proteins encoded here:
- the pip gene encoding prolyl aminopeptidase, which produces MDKYPDQKRAVQYLHPPIEPFDQRMLDVGQGHRIYVEQSGNPNGIPVVVLHGGPGGGCSPAMRRYFDPSVYRVILFDQRGCGRSRPHASVTDNTTWHLVADIERIRKTLEIDSWIAFGGSWGATLALIYAQTHPDRVTHLVLRGVFLMTQAELDWFYGGGAGRFWPEPWSRFAALIPENERGDMIAAYHKRLFSGDMAQEIRYARAWSAWENALASIQSNGTTGESPGDYARAFARLENHYFINDGFLEFDGQILANMGRISHIPGHIVQGRYDMICPPNSAWKLSELWPNADLRMIRNAGHALSEPGISAELVRIMDAIAEEVTA
- the ubiG gene encoding bifunctional 2-polyprenyl-6-hydroxyphenol methylase/3-demethylubiquinol 3-O-methyltransferase UbiG; its protein translation is MQAHPNTVDPSEIAKFEAMAAEWWDPHGKFKPLHMLNPCRLDYITRQIAGEFDRDLGTERPFAGLRLLDIGCGGGLLSEPMARLGAEVVGADAAEGNLPVARIHAEQSGLEIDYRHTTAEALAEAGEQFDVVLNMEVVEHVADPLSYLRATHDLLKPGGLQICSTINRNPKSYAMAILGAEVVMRWLPRGTHDWSKFITPDELFDLLRQAGLEPVDRKGFVFNPISWQWSISDRDLSVNYVTASLRPR